gcaatgaattcaagatTCAGCGCCTCTGGATAAATTTTTTTTCCCCCATATCTCAGTTTTAAAATGCCATCCTTTaattcagaggctgtgtcctcagaccCTAGACTCTCCTAAAATAGAGCCATTCTCTCCGTATCCACTCTATTTGGGCCTTTAATCGTCcagtaggtttcactgagatccttcCTTTTGTCCTCCAGATTTCACAATCTCTTGCATCTCcaaactctagagcaggggtaCCCAACTTGGggcccacagacccctcagttaatggtaaggatcTATGTCATAAAAAACACTGGGAGCCTCTGCTCAAGTCCTTTCAGTCTTTCATGATAGATATAGCCTCTGGTACATACTTCTTGTGCCTTCTTCAGTGTTTCTGTTTCCTTCTAATTACATAGAGAACAGGACAGTCTATTGCGCTCTTACAACAGTTTGAAGTTTAAGGTAACATCTCTGACTTTTTAAATTTACTTGGTTAGATATAAACCTTAGTTTGCACCTTTAGTGGCTTTGCTAACTTGTTTTGCTACTTCAAGTGATTTCCACTTCCATACCACTCCACTTCTTTGTAGTTCGATCCTTTCTTTTCCCGTTCATTGTTGGTAACTGCTATGGCCTCCCATCAAAAGTGTTTATCTGCACTTGAAATAAGTTTCAAAACTGTACCATGAGTAGAATTGTGAGATATAGTTGAAAACTCGAAATGAGCAGACTACTGAAATATAATTTAATAATCTCATTTTATTGAATCCTTTGTAGCTAGATGAATCAAGGCCAGATAATTCCAGCTCTGACCCcaattgttcatttacagtctcTAACCCCAGATGATTGAATTATTCATGTCTGCCTCTTGTATTTTAGATTCTCTTCACAAAGGATGTGCAAGGAATTCAAAACATAATTCAATCCCAAGAGAATCTCATTGCTGTACCTTCTCCTTGGGTTATGCATCAAATAATTATAtattgttgactgcaattttctgAACCAAACACTGAAACTAACAACTGGAATGAACAGCACTGTTACATCTGTACTTATAGCCCAGAGTTTCCATTAATCTGTGCCTTCTCACTTGAGTTATTGGAATATTTTATTTCTTTGAGCACTAAAAACATCATACTAGAACATATTTACCTGAAAAACTAGGCACGCCCTAACTTCAAGCCTTGTCACCATTTGGAATTTGTACTGACTATCTACTAGCCGGCTTTAAAGGCCTGTAAACATAAGCTGTATGTGTGGCAACAAGAATAtggactgtgctgtctttacgacagttatttagtttataatattttcgcttagtaattcattcaatagtattttctagttagaattagaagtgtttaaagtgtattcattgcatgtaaaatatatcggcatgcgatgacgtcacatccggtttcgccgcgtcttgtgggaaaacaccggtttgaaattagcgcgagggtgggggctttccacgaggctcacctgagcacaagcagttttgcaggcatgagaaatcacagtgagagcaacgctttttcaccatatgttaatgtgaagagtgaacagtaaatggttaatcttactgcgatctggtttgcattggctgtggtttatccggacgttaaattcggcgtttcgttacacccgaaggagaacgttacagtgaaaaagcggcattatcaggtgtttcaagtgctgcaatgtcagctcaatccagcatcaagtcgacgccgcccagcgacaagggcagtaaaccgacatcaagtaagcccacccgggcgttatcaggtgttccaagtgctgcaatgtcagctcgatccgggatcaagtcgatggcgcccagcgacaagggcagtagaacgacatcaagtaagtccgcacaggcaagagccaaggcagaagccgccaaggtgctactgcgttacgccagacaagaagcagttttgaaaatgaaactggccaccagagaagccgaaatccagaaagaaagggccgccagagaagccgaaagggccgccagacaaagagaagaggctgccagagaagccgaaatccagaaagaaagggcagtcagagaagccgaagaggctgccagacaaagagaagaggccgccagagaagccgaaacccagttggaaatggcaaaaatatcgacagagttgcaagtgctgcagctagaaagagaagaagaagctgccatggcggaagcaaagtacatagaacaagctgaagggtcgcgtgatctgaccgaagtaagatctactttagaaaggaccagactggaacgcacaagcgactatgtacaatctcaaatagacaggcaggctcgtctcccctctccatacgtattcgataacttccccagctacgaggaacctcagagagtcacgattgcatcacatccatacgaggaaggaaatttaccctcacggctccgtgatgaagtcaagaatgaaagaaccgacaacgctccttcacccccacaacaggacggcggggagggagaggttcactccaggacaacaattgtcggctcgaactgtacagaagtttgcggtcaaactcagtcaagccgttcttgttccgagatctgcctcactgaggtgtaccctaaagaagcacaacaagacattaccaagcgtaaagtaaccgacgagacgctaggtcagtcagttttcgttcaaaccgagcacggaaacaaacttgcacaatcagctcaagataccatttctttaaaacccaaagacaccaaggtcttcagagatgaagcaaataatggggttgccccattgccaatcagagaaccacgccagcgctcaccagataacaaagagcaggcagtcaaacggttcacgtccttacggaaaacccggaaaaggaaacctgaaatgcagcaacacacccgattggcccacgaggtactgtgcaccctaatggcagaggtcacagccattataaacgcacaatcattcctacctgtgtcttctgacccagaaaacccctttatactttcgccatcaacgctccttacgcagaaggcaggagcacctcctccaccaggagacttctcagacaagaatTTGTACACaaggcaatggagacaagtccaggctctggcaaatcagttctggcctcgctggagacaaaaatatctacctttgttgcaacagagacaaaagtggacagaaccccgaaggaatcttcaagttgaagacttagtcctgctcagggacaagcaagtcgctcgcaacagctggccaacggccagaatcactgctacattccctagcgaggatggacatgtcaggaagatcgaattgaagactaccgaccaaggcgatgtgaaaatttaccaagggccagttacagaagttattctacttctacccaatgactgattaagagactaagttttgtactctgctcattgtgaccttacgaaggtcaagcggggagtgtgctgtctttacgacagttatttagtttataatattttcgcttagtaattcattcaatagtattttctagttagaattagaagtgtttaaagtgtattcattgcatgtaaaatatatcggcatgcgatgacgtcacatccggtttcgccgcgtcttgtgggaaaacaccggtttgaaattagcgcgagggtgggggctttccacgaggctcacctgagcacaagcagttttgcaggcatgagaaatcacagtgagagcaacgctgtaagttaatagataatcgatatattgaactaagatgttaatgctgatcctgttagaggtaacgacggtagataatgtttatgctttcgttagttaaagagtcgcggatagtttgcatggaagtgtatttaaagtagtcaatggagcaggtaaactctccctgtatactgcaccttagtgtaatgtagttatagtcacctttgcaagtatttacacttgaaatgtgatattaaggaaggaacaaatactgtatcaatcttgtattgttttatcaacagttttcaccatatgttaatgtgaagagtgaacagtaaatggttaatcttactgcgatctggttcttattaactgtggtttatccggacgttaaattcggcgtttcgttacacccgaaggagaacgttacatggACAGCCATACCTTAAAAGCTTTTAATGATTATTTTTACAATTACTATATTCACTACTGCACTGCAATGTAACTAGAAAATGGTTTTGAAATGAAGAGGCTCTTCAACAATTTATTTTTGTGATAAACTTATTTTCAGTCACATTAAATTACCAGGTTGCCTTTCAAATAACATACCTTAGATTGAATATTTTAGATTGTCATGCTGAACCATGACAAATTTTGCATTTGGTGATTTGCAAATGAATTTGCATCCCAATCTCAATCTCTATCCATAAGGGTGATGTGTAGGCAAAAATTAAAGCTGGTAATGTAGCAAATGCATCCAACTATCCTTGCCCATCGCTGATGATACTCTCATGTAGTTTCCTCCTATCAACATTCATGGTCTAATCATACTATTTGTCAAATACATCTGAAAACACCATAATCCAAACTAATTTCCCTATTTGCAAGGAAATATGTGGAAGAAGGCAAACACAGAACATCATTTCTTGAATTCACAATATGATTTTTTTAACCTCCTTATACAAAGTGAAAGTTTGAAAAAATAAagaacagtcacaaacagcacacagTACTGTTTCACTGGTATTAATCTACATATTAAGGGCATGGCATACTCACCAGTcctctcccaatgctggaaaccctCACTGATCCCATCCCACCATCGGAGGTACTGACCAGTCTCCTCCCACTGTCAGAGACACAAACTGGTTCCAGCCAGCATCCATGACACTGACCGGTCCCTTCCCAGCACTGGAGACACTGACCAGTCTCTCCCACCACCGGAGACACTGAACGGTCCCCTCCCACTATTTGAGACACCAATCAGTCCCTAACATTTCATCCACCATGTCCCTTGAACCTGGTGCTACTTAAGATTGTGTGCtctgtccactgctctactccatGTAGCCACATACAGTATCAACTCAGCCTCACCAAAGGCACCACTGTTGGAGGCCCAGGACAGAGTGCGGGAAAGAGATAGCAAATCCGGTGTCATTCAATACATTCTGAACAACCACCCAGACCTTAATGTCAGCAAGTTGAAAGAGCTGGTTGTTGACTTAATAAAACAGGGTATACACAACCCTATCCTCATCAATGGTGGGCAAAAGGGATGGTCAACTGTTCTGTTCCCAGTCATTCGTATCTCCAGCAACCTCTCCTCGTCCCTCcatactgacatagagaccatcaGCATAAGTATTTTCTTAAGCACCTGAGAAGATTTAGCTTGTCCACAAATCTCCTCTTGACCATCCAGAGAAGTGCTATAGAAAGTGTCCTGACTGCTTGTATCTCAGCCTGGTATGTCAGCTGCTCTGCTCTGGAGTGACAGAGCCAGCAGAGGGTGGgaatactgcccagtccatcacagtctgaTCATCTTCTTCCATCCAGTCCTCCTTCACCGTGCATTGCATCTGGACATTTAATAGTGTTGTCAATAGTGTCACCTGACATTCTggctatttattttctttcttttactttccaggagaaggtacaagagcttgaaAGCTCAGACAATAAAACTCATTTGTTTCCCACTGCTACCAAACTTCTGAAGCAATCACCTCCTTCACACACCATTCTATATGGTGTCGTCACAAACTCAAATTTTACCTCTCTCAGTTATTGTCACtacaacattttgttttgcaCTATATGGGTGTGCACTACTATACTTCTCACCAGGATGTTTTtacattcagtcctgtatttccTGTTATATTTATCATTACACCATTTACTCTGTTGGCTTTATGCGAACAAGAAATTTCATTGCAATCTGgcatcaatgataataaactaatATGAATATGAGTGACCCTGACTGGGCCTGTCCTCTGTCAGTGACCCTAACCAGTCCCTGTCCCTCTGTCAGTGACCCTGACCGGTCCCTGTCCCTCTGTCAGTGACCCTGACCCGGTCCTGTCCCTCTGTCAGTGACCCTGACCCGGTCCTGTCCCTCTGTCAGTGACCCTGACCCGGTCCTGTCCTCTGTCAGTGACCCTgaccagtcctgtccctctgtcaGTGACCCTGACCAGTCCTGTCCTCTGTCAGTGACCCTGACCGGTCCCTGTCCCTCTGTCGGTGACCCTGACCGGTCCTGTCCTCTGTCAGTGACCCTGACCAGTCCTGTCCTCTGTCAGTGACCCTGACCCGTCCCTGTCCCTCTGTCGGTGACCCTGACCCGTCCCTGTCCCTCTGTCAGTGACCCTGACCTGTCCCTGTCCCTCTGTCGGTGACCCTGACCACATCGATGGCAGAAACAGATTCAGTGCACAAGCATGTCTTGCCTCAGCTTCATTGATGTGTCCCCATTCACAAACTGTAAATTGGATAGATCCAGGTCCACCAACAACATCAGTGCCTTCCCACCTTCAGTGACACATTTACAAGGTGAGTACTTACAGCAGATGCGTTTTCATTCCGATTTTAGTGAGTGAATTGCTCCACCAGATATAGATTCAAACTTCTGCTTGCTGGCCTGTCTGCTCCTATGATACTTAACACTTGTGGTTATTCAATCTCTGGAGAATAGCAATAGAAGCAGCCCGTTCAAAACGCACCTGCCAATTGTTTCAGCTGCAGCCACGTTTCAGCAATAGTCTCACACAACAAGGAAACCAATTGTTATTCATTGTGCCAATTTACAAGATAAACATTATAGGAGTGGAGCTATTCATTCTCTCATTGAGCAACAGCAACAAGACCAAGGGCTCACCCTGTACCACACTCAGGAGAGTATTATGCATGTCATCCAGCAGCCTGGGTAGGTCCTGCAGGGTATATCTGAATGTGGTGAAATCTTACATACACCTGTGTTGTCCTCTTGGACTTGTTAACACATTCCACTAATAATTAATCAAGACAGATGTACTTAAAATTTCCACCTTTAAAGAATAATCTCACATAATCACATAAGCAATTAAAAGTTAAATTGTGCACTTGTTTGTCGATGGTTTAAAACCTCCCTAAGGGGCCCTTTGAGGGAGATTTAATAGATCCTGTCAGGTGATACTGTTCTAAGAAAATGGACAGCATGTCCTCTGATTGAGAATTCAAATGCCACTACCTGTTAACAAGGTTGTACATAAAATCCAACCCTGGTGGCTAAAAAATGACGATATTAGACAATAATTAAcactcctatctatctcttcaTGATTACTCTACACTTTATTTTTTGGGGAATAAAATAATAGTTCAAATAGTTATTAAACAATACTTTCATCCAAAGCAAATATATTGCAAAATGGGTATTTAACCTAATCACATGTCTAATGTCCACAGCTTTATAAAATTTGGAAGTGAACTTGATTCTTTCCCGCAATAGATTTCCCAAATAAGCCGACATATCTGTCAACTACAAATGATCCAAATGAAAGCATAAAATTACAGTTATTAATGGACTGCACGAATAGGGAAAACTGTGGCAAACTGATTTCAATGTACACTTTATGAGGCCAGTAAGGATAATCATATTATGCACGGAATGATAGAATTTAGATAGACTGTGAAGATGATCAGATTGATGTCTGATATGTAATAAACTGTGAGAAAGGTAGTAAAATGCCTCAAGAGAAAATATACGTGACAAAATGGGGAAAAGCTGGTAATTTGAAATCAAGTGTGAGGAAATGGGAGAAATGAACAAAGACTAAGTTAAATGGTgcattttaaaggagatgtaaaAATTGAAAAATCTGCATATTTCCTTGAAGTTGATGGGTACGTTAACCTAACAGTCAAAAATACAGGTGGAATACTGAGCTTTATGAAGAAGAGGCATGAAGTACAAAAGTCGGGTCTCACAAAGCCAGTACAAAGCAGTGACATGGTTACAGTTGCTGTTCAGTGTAATATATCTGAGGTGGCTGATAATACAAAGCTTGGTGGCAGCATGAATGTGAGACAGCTCTTGAGGGATATATATAGACAGGTTAAGTTTAATAATCAAAGAAGTGGCAAGATAGAA
The sequence above is a segment of the Hypanus sabinus isolate sHypSab1 chromosome 4, sHypSab1.hap1, whole genome shotgun sequence genome. Coding sequences within it:
- the LOC132393037 gene encoding plectin-like — its product is MSAQSSIKSTPPSDKGSKPTSSKPTRALSGVPSAAMSARSGIKSMAPSDKGSRTTSSKSAQARAKAEAAKVLLRYARQEAVLKMKLATREAEIQKERAAREAERAARQREEAAREAEIQKERAVREAEEAARQREEAAREAETQLEMAKISTELQVLQLEREEEAAMAEAKYIEQAEGSRDLTEVRSTLERTRLERTSDYVQSQIDRQARLPSPYVFDNFPSYEEPQRVTIASHPYEEGNLPSRLRDEVKNERTDNAPSPPQQDGGEGEVHSRTTIVGSNCTEVCGQTQSSRSCSEICLTEVYPKEAQQDITKRKVTDETLGQSVFVQTEHGNKLAQSAQDTISLKPKDTKVFRDEANNGVAPLPIREPRQRSPDNKEQAVKRFTSLRKTRKRKPEMQQHTRLAHEVLCTLMAEVTAIINAQSFLPVSSDPENPFILSPSTLLTQKAGAPPPPGDFSDKNLYTRQWRQVQALANQFWPRWRQKYLPLLQQRQKWTEPRRNLQVEDLVLLRDKQVARNSWPTARITATFPSEDGHVRKIELKTTDQGDVKIYQGPVTEVILLLPND